The window CTTATACATAAAGTAATAGCGATTTACGAGAATCGGGTGAAATACAAAACCTTTTACCCATGACCTCATAGTCGTAATATTGTCGCGTACAAGTATAAATATTGCCGGACAATCATCGTTTATTATTTGTTGGGCTCTTTTATAAAGTTCTTCTCTATGGGCCAAATCCGTAGAGCGGCGAGCCTCCTCTAAAAGCTGATCCACTTGCGGATTTGTATAGAAAGATTCGTTTATGCTGCCTATGGTTCTTGAGCTGTAAAGAGCATAAAGCACATTATCCGGGTCTAAATAGTCAGGATAAAAACCGCTTATAAACATATCAGGTGCAGTTTCCGCTGATGCCAACATATCTTTTATGGTTGCCCATGCTAAAACCTGTATGCTGATATCTATCCCAAGTTCTTTCATATCGCTTTGAAACAGTTCTGCAACTTTTTTATAGTCTTCAGAGCCTGTCTCTACCATTATTGTAAACTTTAGACCTTTTCCTCCCGGATATCCTGCTTCTTCTAGAAGCTTTTTAGCTTTTTCTACATCTTTTTCGTAGGGTTTAATGGTTGAATCATGGGCCCACATTCCTGGCGGGAGTGGTCCCTGCATTCTTTTGCCTAAATTGTTAAATACGCCCTTTATGCAGTCATCATAAGAAAATCCATACGCCATAGCCTGACGCACTCTTTTATCTTTTAGAGCACCTCTTTGGTTATTAAAAAACAGATTAAGCAAGTTGACGGTACTGTCAACTTGTACAGTTATATCGGGATTTTTCGAAAGATCTTCTATAACATCTCGCGGTATGGCATTTGCAAAATCTGCATCTCCGCTTTCCAACATAAGTCTTTGGGAAGAAGATTCTTGAACAACTTTGTACACAACCTTGGAAACGTGTTTTCCTTCCCATCCTCCCCAATAGTCAGGGTTTTTTACCAGCGTAAAGTCTTGACCCATATTCCAGCTTTCCAGCATATAAGGGCCGGTACCTACCATGTTTTGTCTTAACCAATTTTGTGCCAAGTCTCCATTTTCTTCATGTTCTTTTATAGCCTTAGGGCTTATAATCATCGGACCTGAGGGGTTTGCAAGAGCATGAATAAACGGAACAAAGGCGTATTCAAGGTTAAATCTTACGGTGTATTCATCAACAACATCTATGCTTTTTATCATATCGAACATCCACGCCGGCCCCTGATTAATTTTAAGCAGTCTTTCAAAAGAAGTTTTGACAGCATCTGCGTTAAATGGAGCTCCATCTGTAAACTTTATATTCTTTTTAAGGTAGAAGGTCCACACTTTTCCATCACTGCTTGTTTCCCATCTCTCCGCAAGTTGTGGGACAACTTCATTTGTGCCGCCTTTGTAAGTAACCAATCCCTCATAAACCTGTGAAATAGCTTGCAATGATTCTGGATCATAAGCTATATGAGGATCTAATGTGGTGGGCTGATCATTATAGGCTACTACCATGGTATCGGGGTTTTTAACTTTCGTCTGATTTTCCTGGGTATTTTTCGAATTGGTCGGTGCCTTATTGGCTGACTGAGCGCATCCGGCAACTAACGAAACACATAAAATCAGTATTAATAGCAACACTAAAAATTGTCTGACTTTTTTCATGCCATAAACCCCCTAAAATTTTCTCTATTTGCCTGGCTGTTGAATATATTTTACCATGAAATCTTAATATTTGAACGCTAATTAAGCATGTGTACATAATACTTGAAGTTTATGGTAAAACTGAAATTGAAATTAAGGTTTCTTCGCTTTCTCCAGTTGAAACTGCCACCGCTCCCTCCGGATCAACAATCAGGCTATTGCCCAAGCTTACCATTCCAAGATGTGAACCTACAAAATTTGATAGCAGAACATAAACCTGGTTTTCAACCGCTCTTGTTATAGGAATCGCCCTATTTTTTTCTAACTTCCATCGGGCCTCTTTAGGATTATAAAAATGAGCTGATAGAATATATATAAATTCCGCCCCTTTATTTTTAAGTTCTTTGGCAAGACTTGGATAGTTTTGGTCTCTACATATCATAATTCCAATTGTTTTGTTTTTATATGTAAAAACAAAAAGGTCTTTTTTACCCGCTTCAAAGTATTCTAATTCTGCTTTTGTAGGATATTTTTTATCATAGCTATAGGTTCTCCCATTGGGTAAAAATACAGATACACTGTTGTAAAGTTTGCCTTCTTCAGTATAGGGATGTCCTACTGCGACTCCAACTTTTGACGTTTCGCAGGTTTTGCTAATTTCATCTAAGGCATTTTGCACCAATTCATTTAAATTTTTATCTGATAAAATTTCCGGCGTATAACCGGTAAGCGCCATTTCCGGAAAACCAATAAAATCCATATTTTGACAAGAAGCTTCTTTTATGAAGCTGATGATTTTATTCTTGTTAACCTCAAGTTTTTCAGAAACAGACATCTGACATACTCCAAGTTTCATTTCGCGTTCCCCTTTATCATTAATTTCGAATTGCTTCTATTATACTTTATATTCCCGGGCTATTCAAAAAATTCTTTTGGATTTCTGTCGGTATGCGATTGACAAAAGGATTTTTTTAATGTAGATGTAAAATAGGAATATAACTTTAAAATTTGACAGGAGGGGTCTAAAATGAGAATTGCAATATTAAGTGATACTCATGGAAGCTTAGATGCTTTTAATAAAGTTTTGGAAATAGCAAAGCCATATGACTATATTATTCATGCAGGAGATATACTTTATCACGGACCGAGAAATCCCTTGCCCGAAGGCTACAATCCTGCAGAACTTGCAAAAGCCATAAACAAATTGGATGTACCATTTATAGCAGCGGCAGGCAACTGTGATGCACCCATTGATCAGGTGGTGCTTTCAGTTCCGATTCAGTCTCCTTATGCATTACTGATAATTGATGGGTGTAAAATTCTCATTACGCATGGTCATCAAACCACAGAAGAGGAACTTATTTCACTTGCTAAAAAATGGAAAATTGATATTTTAATAACAGGCCACACTCATGTAAAAGTCTTAGAAAAAAAAGAAGGGCTGATACTTTTAAATCCGGGTTCTTGTGCGCTGCCAAAAGACGGTACACCATCTTTTGCTATTTTCGAAAAATCAAATCTATCCCTTGTCAATATTGAAACCGGTGACCCTATTAAAAGTATTGCCCTATGAAATTTTTTATTTTTGACCTGTTTTATCCCACGTCTCAGGTATTACCGCTCGAGCGCCACCGATGAGCTTAGGGCGGTAACGAGCCGCTACAAGATTGGCTTGTCCTATTTTATTGATGCTAAGCCTTACCGGAACAGCTACATGTTTTATGTGCATTCCTATTAATGTATCCCCTATATCAAGACCGAAGTGTCCTTTTATGTATTCCACTACCACAGGATGCTCCATTTTCTCGAAAACCATGGTTGCAAAAGCGCCTCCGGCATGCATAGCAGGTTTTACTGTGACTACTTCTAAATTATATTGTTCTGCTACTTTTTCCTCTACAACCAGTGCGCGATTCAGGTGCTCACAGCACTGAGCAGCAAGTCTGACATCATATTTTGGTATGACATTTGCTATGCCTTCCACAACAGCCTCTGCAGCTTCCATGCTGGAATATTTCCCTATTCTCCCGCCCATAATCTCACTTGTGCTGCAGCCTATCACAAGAATCTGGCCGGGCTTTACAGGGGCTATAGAAAACAGCTCTTCAATTGCTTTTGAAACATTATCGCTAATTGATTTTAAGTCCATTTTTTTCCTCCAATCATTGATAATAAATTATAAGAAAGAAAAGTAATCCCCATTTTGTCTGCGATTATTATTATAGCACATCAACCATATTTTTATAACTTTTATAATAAGTTTTAAAAAATGAATGATAGTGGCACAATTTAGCTTGAGCTTGATTAGTAGGAAATAATGAATCTTGGGTAATTAAAAATGTGATAAAAATATACAAAAAACTGCCACACAGATTCGAGTGACAGTCCATAGGCACTAATTTTAGATATTTAACCTGTCTACTTGCAGGGGCATATTGCAATGGTGGTTCGCCCTGAGGCCATAAGCTTCTATTACTAACCAGCGTCTAAAAGTGCTAGTTTTTACTTTGTTCAAGCCCTATGTATTTATTAATTTTGTCAAAAAGAAAAAGAGGGTCATATTAAAATTGTTTCCCTCTTTTTCGAAAAATATAATTGTTGTTATTATATATAAATTAAAATCCTCCTATACCAGCTAAAAGTCGTCCTATTCCATTCGATATCATTCCTATCCAGCAAAAATCAGGATCAACTACTGTTACACTTTGTGCCGCTAAAATAGAACTGCAACATACAAAATAAAAATAAGGTAAAATTATAAATAATACACCTTGTAGTGCTCCAGCAGCTATCGCACCTTTAACTCCACCTGTTGAGTTTCCGAAAACTCCTCCAGTGCCACCCATGAAGAAGAATTCTATCATTGGGGGAACAACAGCTACGCCAACAAGATAACCAAATATAACAGAAGTAAGAATACCCGCAATTGTAGCAGATATAAAACCAATTAGAACTGCATTTGGCGCATATGGAAAAACAACAGGGCAATCAAGCGCCGGAACAGCATTGGGAACAACTTTAGAGGCTATTCCTTCAAATGCAACTAAAATTTCTGCTATCATCATTCTTACGCCTTGCAAAAGTATTGTAAGACCAGCACCAAAGGTTATGCCTTGAATTAAAATAAAAACAACTATATTTTGTGTTACTTTAAGTTCTGTAGCAACATAAGATGTACCCGCAAAAGCTACACATATTGCAAAAAGAGCAACAATAACTAATGTAGTTGCACAAACAACTTCTTTTGCAAAACCAAGTGCTTTTGGAAGTTTAATATCTTCTGTGCTCACCATTTTATCACTTTTAAATAATTTTCCAACTTGCCCACCGAGCCAATAGCCAGTAGCTCCAAAGTGTCCCATTGCAAGAGGCTGCCCACCTGTTATGTTTCTCATAAAATTATTATTTATTGCCGGAAGAACCACATATGCTATACCAGCTAATATTGAGCCAATTATGGCAACGGGCATACCTGTGATCCCTGCCGCTGCAAAGCCTACGGTTATTGCAGAGGCCGCATAGAGAAAATGATGTCCTGCAAGGAATATATATTTAAGAGGGGTGAGTCTGGCAAGTATTAAATTTACTATAAAAGCCCCTACAATAATATAGGCAACAGTCGAACCATAATTTGTGGTTGCAATATTAACTACAGATGTAGTCATGGGAACAATTCCTTGCATATTGAAAGCTTCTTTTATTAAAGGCGATAAATAATTTGAAATTACGCCCGACATAACGCCTGCACCAGTACTAAGAATAATAACTCCCATAATAGTCTTAAGAGTGCCTGTAATTACCTGATCTGATGATTTTTTTTGCGCAAGAAGACCTATCAGAACAACTAAACCGATAAGTATTGCTGAATTTCCAAGGAAGTCATTTATTAAGCTCCATAAAAAACTCATTCATAATCCTCCTTCTAAATTTTAAGGCTTTGCAAATCTTGTTTTTAAAACCGAAATTGTGGATAAAGATTTTTGAAATATTACAGTGATTGTGATATAATTTATTTAATTATTTTAAACTGACTATAATCCTTTAATGGCTTCACTCTTTATAATAAAATGTAAACAAGAGCGAAGCTTCTTTCTTTATATCTGAGTTTTGCCGTGAATTACAGTTTCCCCATTTGCTTTAAGCAAGTAATAATTTTTGATTTTATTTCATTTTTGTCTACAAAATTACTAACTGGAATTACTTTAAATTGTTTGTCTGCAGGTAGAGCTTTTTTTAAAACGTCAGCTAATTCAGTAGAAGTAACAACCATGTCAAATGGCGTAGATTTAGCAGTTCCAATATCCGCAACATTTATCGTGTAATCTTTAATACCTAATTCATCAAGGATTTTGCCTACTGTAACTCTAAGAATTACGCTGGAGCCAATGCCCAAACCACAAACTGTTAGCACATTCATTTATACCCCTCCAAATACTCGCACGTAAATGCTAAGAAAATATGAAAGCCTGAATAATTTCTTCCTAGTTTACAAAATTCCTTTTCCGCTTCTATTCTTGTTTTTTAAATTATATCTGCTTTTTTTATTCCATATCCCGCCTTCTTCCTTCTTAAATTAAGTCCAATTGAAACCTAGATTTGCATCAATAGTTAAATATTTTATAAAGTTTTTTCATCAACTTTTTCCAAGCACTCGTGCAGAGCTTCTTTCCAATTGCGGATATTCTTATCAAATATGGTTTCATAAACTAATGTTGATAATGTTGTATTAGCTGGCCGCGGAGCCATTCTCTTCATATCTTGTATTGTCTTAGGGATTAAGATATTTTCATATTGCAATCCTAATGTTTTTGCGATCTCAACGGCAAATTCATACCGGCTTGCTGTTCCCTTGTTACCTAAATGGTATAAGCCGTATGCATCACTTTTAATAACTTTTTCAATCATAAAAGCTAAATCTTTTACATACGTAGGATTATCTTTTTGATCGCATGCTAAAATCATTGGCATATTAGTTTTAAGGGCTTTAACTATCTTCAAAATATAATTTCTATCAGGATGGCCATCTATTCCGTACAGATAAGGAACGCGTAAAATAAAGCACGGAATACCAGAGGCTTTTACCTCCTCTTCAGATTTTAGTTTACTTTTGCCATAAACATTAATAGGATTTACTTCATCAAACTCAGTGTATGCGTTTTCCTTTTTACCATCAAATACTGAATTTGAGCTAATATATGCAAATATTGATTTTGCCTTTCTAGCAGCATTTAATAAATTCCTCGTTCCTAGAGTATTGACTAAGTATGTTTGCTCAGGATTTTCTTCGCATATGTCCAAATCTCTCATTGCGGCAGCATGTATAATTAAATGTGGTTTAATACGGACAATTGTTTCAGTTATCGATGAAAAATCTAGAATATTTATATCTTTAGAACCTTTTAAAGAAAACACTTCATCACACTTTGAAAAATGTTCAGCAAGCTCAGAACCTAATAATCCCGTTGCACCACTTATCACGATTTTCAATTTGCATTCTCCTTTTCTAGCAAAATAGCTCTAGCCGGAGAACCTTCAGCATTTTTAATAAGCAATGGTAGGCAAATAAACTCGAACACTCCCGAGGTTACATTTTCGAAGTTTAAACCTTCTACTATCCAAACTTCATTTTTTAATAGAGCCTCATGAATTTTATATTTAGTATTTTTACTATCCACGCTAAAGTTATCAGTTCCTAAAGCTTTCACACCGTGTCGAATAAAAAAATCAGTAGCTGTTAAATCAAAGTAATCAAAATTACGATTATATCGATTTTTCCCAAATTTAAAAAGAAGAATTCTATTACCTTTGTAATATTTTTCCAAAAATTCTTTTGTTACTGTGCAAGGATAAGGAATCTCTATAACTTCTGCAATTCCTAAAAGGTTTTGAAGTGGCATTTGATCTATGCTTTTGCCATTCTTTATAAAATGTAAAGGAGCATCCACATGGGTTCCGACATGGCTTTCCATTGTAATCCGAGACATATTTGCGCGATCCTCATTGCTTATTGTTCTTATCCACTGAAGCTTAAATCCTTCTAAACTTGGATATTTATCCATCTCATTATATAATGGCGAACTAATATCTATAATTTTAGTTCCTTTTAGTAAATCTTGTTCACTCATTAAAATTATCCTCACTTTTTTACTAAGTTCTTATCTACTTTCAAAGGCTGCATTCAAGATATTTTCATCAATTTCTAATCCCTTTTTTATAGCTTTTTCGCGATTCATTGCCTCTATTTCTCCAGGGAGATAGA is drawn from Tepidanaerobacter syntrophicus and contains these coding sequences:
- a CDS encoding ABC transporter substrate-binding protein, whose product is MKKVRQFLVLLLILILCVSLVAGCAQSANKAPTNSKNTQENQTKVKNPDTMVVAYNDQPTTLDPHIAYDPESLQAISQVYEGLVTYKGGTNEVVPQLAERWETSSDGKVWTFYLKKNIKFTDGAPFNADAVKTSFERLLKINQGPAWMFDMIKSIDVVDEYTVRFNLEYAFVPFIHALANPSGPMIISPKAIKEHEENGDLAQNWLRQNMVGTGPYMLESWNMGQDFTLVKNPDYWGGWEGKHVSKVVYKVVQESSSQRLMLESGDADFANAIPRDVIEDLSKNPDITVQVDSTVNLLNLFFNNQRGALKDKRVRQAMAYGFSYDDCIKGVFNNLGKRMQGPLPPGMWAHDSTIKPYEKDVEKAKKLLEEAGYPGGKGLKFTIMVETGSEDYKKVAELFQSDMKELGIDISIQVLAWATIKDMLASAETAPDMFISGFYPDYLDPDNVLYALYSSRTIGSINESFYTNPQVDQLLEEARRSTDLAHREELYKRAQQIINDDCPAIFILVRDNITTMRSWVKGFVFHPILVNRYYFMYKE
- a CDS encoding carbon-nitrogen hydrolase family protein, with the protein product MKLGVCQMSVSEKLEVNKNKIISFIKEASCQNMDFIGFPEMALTGYTPEILSDKNLNELVQNALDEISKTCETSKVGVAVGHPYTEEGKLYNSVSVFLPNGRTYSYDKKYPTKAELEYFEAGKKDLFVFTYKNKTIGIMICRDQNYPSLAKELKNKGAEFIYILSAHFYNPKEARWKLEKNRAIPITRAVENQVYVLLSNFVGSHLGMVSLGNSLIVDPEGAVAVSTGESEETLISISVLP
- the yfcE gene encoding phosphodiesterase, producing MRIAILSDTHGSLDAFNKVLEIAKPYDYIIHAGDILYHGPRNPLPEGYNPAELAKAINKLDVPFIAAAGNCDAPIDQVVLSVPIQSPYALLIIDGCKILITHGHQTTEEELISLAKKWKIDILITGHTHVKVLEKKEGLILLNPGSCALPKDGTPSFAIFEKSNLSLVNIETGDPIKSIAL
- a CDS encoding TIGR01440 family protein, with amino-acid sequence MDLKSISDNVSKAIEELFSIAPVKPGQILVIGCSTSEIMGGRIGKYSSMEAAEAVVEGIANVIPKYDVRLAAQCCEHLNRALVVEEKVAEQYNLEVVTVKPAMHAGGAFATMVFEKMEHPVVVEYIKGHFGLDIGDTLIGMHIKHVAVPVRLSINKIGQANLVAARYRPKLIGGARAVIPETWDKTGQK
- a CDS encoding PTS ascorbate transporter subunit IIC, encoding MSFLWSLINDFLGNSAILIGLVVLIGLLAQKKSSDQVITGTLKTIMGVIILSTGAGVMSGVISNYLSPLIKEAFNMQGIVPMTTSVVNIATTNYGSTVAYIIVGAFIVNLILARLTPLKYIFLAGHHFLYAASAITVGFAAAGITGMPVAIIGSILAGIAYVVLPAINNNFMRNITGGQPLAMGHFGATGYWLGGQVGKLFKSDKMVSTEDIKLPKALGFAKEVVCATTLVIVALFAICVAFAGTSYVATELKVTQNIVVFILIQGITFGAGLTILLQGVRMMIAEILVAFEGIASKVVPNAVPALDCPVVFPYAPNAVLIGFISATIAGILTSVIFGYLVGVAVVPPMIEFFFMGGTGGVFGNSTGGVKGAIAAGALQGVLFIILPYFYFVCCSSILAAQSVTVVDPDFCWIGMISNGIGRLLAGIGGF
- a CDS encoding PTS sugar transporter subunit IIB, with protein sequence MNVLTVCGLGIGSSVILRVTVGKILDELGIKDYTINVADIGTAKSTPFDMVVTSTELADVLKKALPADKQFKVIPVSNFVDKNEIKSKIITCLKQMGKL
- a CDS encoding SDR family oxidoreductase; this encodes MISGATGLLGSELAEHFSKCDEVFSLKGSKDINILDFSSITETIVRIKPHLIIHAAAMRDLDICEENPEQTYLVNTLGTRNLLNAARKAKSIFAYISSNSVFDGKKENAYTEFDEVNPINVYGKSKLKSEEEVKASGIPCFILRVPYLYGIDGHPDRNYILKIVKALKTNMPMILACDQKDNPTYVKDLAFMIEKVIKSDAYGLYHLGNKGTASRYEFAVEIAKTLGLQYENILIPKTIQDMKRMAPRPANTTLSTLVYETIFDKNIRNWKEALHECLEKVDEKTL
- a CDS encoding cyclase family protein, giving the protein MSEQDLLKGTKIIDISSPLYNEMDKYPSLEGFKLQWIRTISNEDRANMSRITMESHVGTHVDAPLHFIKNGKSIDQMPLQNLLGIAEVIEIPYPCTVTKEFLEKYYKGNRILLFKFGKNRYNRNFDYFDLTATDFFIRHGVKALGTDNFSVDSKNTKYKIHEALLKNEVWIVEGLNFENVTSGVFEFICLPLLIKNAEGSPARAILLEKENAN